The Pseudanabaena galeata CCNP1313 genome includes a region encoding these proteins:
- the cobW gene encoding cobalamin biosynthesis protein CobW, producing the protein MAAKIPVTVITGFLGSGKTTLIREQLQNNQGRRIAVLVNEFGEIGIDGDLLRSCRVCDEDGTEVTPNIVELTNGCLCCTVQEEFLPTMQELLKRRDRIDCILIETSGLALPKPLIQAFRWQEIRNGATVDGVIAVVDCEAVASGKLVGDLDALNAQRQEDPNLDHETPIEELFEDQLACADLVLLTKTDLVDADAQNKVHSWLKQELRDGVKVIACDEGKISSEILLGFNAAVEDNLDSRPSHHDHEEEHEHDDDINSINIVTDRAFEPTQLLTSLKQAIADQEIYRIKGFVNVPNKPMRMVLQGVGDRLETSYDRLWASDETRQTRLVFIGQSLERSQIEAALSL; encoded by the coding sequence ATGGCAGCGAAAATACCTGTAACTGTGATTACTGGCTTTTTAGGTAGTGGCAAAACTACCCTCATTCGAGAGCAGTTACAAAATAATCAAGGTCGGCGCATTGCTGTACTGGTGAATGAATTTGGCGAGATCGGCATTGATGGTGATTTGCTGCGTTCTTGTCGCGTTTGCGATGAAGATGGCACAGAGGTTACACCGAATATTGTGGAATTGACCAATGGCTGTCTTTGCTGCACCGTGCAGGAAGAGTTTCTGCCAACGATGCAGGAACTATTGAAAAGACGCGATCGCATTGATTGTATTCTCATCGAAACATCTGGTTTAGCATTACCCAAACCCTTAATCCAAGCCTTCCGTTGGCAAGAGATTCGTAATGGTGCAACGGTTGATGGTGTGATCGCCGTTGTGGATTGCGAGGCAGTTGCTAGTGGCAAATTGGTAGGCGATCTGGATGCGCTCAATGCTCAACGTCAGGAAGATCCCAATCTTGATCATGAAACTCCCATTGAAGAACTATTTGAAGATCAGTTAGCCTGTGCCGATTTGGTTTTATTAACGAAAACTGATTTGGTGGATGCTGACGCTCAAAATAAAGTCCATTCATGGCTCAAGCAAGAATTGCGCGATGGCGTTAAGGTAATTGCTTGTGATGAAGGCAAAATTAGCTCTGAGATTCTATTGGGCTTCAATGCTGCGGTTGAGGATAATCTCGATTCTCGTCCTAGCCATCATGACCATGAAGAAGAACATGAGCATGATGATGATATTAATTCGATTAATATCGTGACCGATCGCGCCTTTGAGCCGACTCAGTTATTAACATCGCTAAAACAAGCGATTGCCGATCAGGAAATCTATCGCATTAAGGGATTTGTCAATGTCCCGAATAAGCCGATGCGAATGGTGTTGCAAGGCGTAGGCGATCGCCTTGAGACTTCCTATGATCGCCTATGGGCTAGTGATGAAACTCGCCAAACCCGTTTGGTATTTATCGGTCAATCTTTAGAGCGATCGCAAATTGAAGCGGCGCTAAGTTTATAA
- a CDS encoding HupE/UreJ family protein codes for MNLSKIFASVQAKALAIAFGFSFLVFASPASAHHPMGGRVPSNFFEGFMSGLAHPVIGLDHLAFIVAVGLFAAVKPQGFLIPLFFVLSAMLGTGLHLMGVNLPVVELVVPASILLFGVFLTTKNSPNALVMIALSAVSGLFHGHAYGEAIFGAQTTALVSYLVGFTLIQLVISGSAFLVGQKVLKGDFSQVSPSLKSAGLVICGIGATFLASNISALLLPVPKG; via the coding sequence ATGAATTTATCTAAAATTTTTGCCTCAGTTCAAGCTAAAGCATTAGCGATCGCCTTTGGTTTTAGCTTTTTAGTATTTGCTAGCCCTGCATCAGCGCACCATCCGATGGGCGGACGAGTTCCTAGCAACTTTTTTGAGGGCTTCATGTCAGGATTGGCTCACCCTGTAATTGGGCTTGACCACCTTGCTTTTATTGTGGCTGTAGGTTTATTTGCAGCAGTCAAGCCTCAAGGTTTCTTAATTCCCCTATTCTTTGTTTTATCGGCAATGCTTGGTACTGGACTGCACCTCATGGGTGTTAATTTGCCCGTAGTCGAGCTAGTGGTTCCAGCTTCGATTTTGCTATTTGGCGTTTTTCTAACCACCAAAAATAGCCCTAATGCATTAGTGATGATTGCTTTATCCGCAGTCTCAGGGCTATTTCATGGTCATGCCTATGGGGAAGCAATTTTTGGCGCACAGACTACCGCTTTAGTTTCCTATTTAGTTGGGTTTACCTTAATTCAACTAGTTATTTCGGGTTCCGCTTTTTTGGTTGGTCAGAAAGTCCTCAAAGGTGATTTCTCTCAAGTATCACCTAGCCTCAAATCAGCAGGTCTAGTCATTTGCGGAATTGGAGCTACATTTTTAGCCTCGAATATTTCTGCTCTACTGCTCCCTGTGCCTAAGGGTTAG
- a CDS encoding late competence development ComFB family protein has product MTSLKNVLEEIVVVEVQEQLKHLSPTAREAISISEVAAFALNRLPVLYASTSRGWLQQRKRAYNELQQQTVSAVQQALLGVKRDPLRKSTKIEASKVETPAHILAKLQKLFSKSSLQWQGVPQAFQEALTLVSHTPEYASLSINDRHRLREIKGYLQRKESHQTDLQSWQNNVELPNPELKSYILSASYFLINVLEDLVKQEVKSQLTHMANVMPRKVGIDDVCAYVLNRLPALYATSEQGVIWQTKKVKEQLSSQIESTVIQSLMTLGKTPRRLADPIPLLKFEEECEQAISELRLIFQREDITWRNIANLAEYAIDHERQGMTYWRQQWRMLGQIYSEMYLRPGDAELSLSHNSEGEVLIVRAHTKEAFGWLADNPKNLGVSTLRLFPAVAEIELYGFFLDFSINYTREEMAADGII; this is encoded by the coding sequence ATGACTAGCCTCAAAAATGTCCTTGAGGAGATCGTTGTCGTAGAGGTGCAAGAACAACTCAAGCACCTCAGCCCCACCGCCCGCGAAGCAATTAGCATTAGCGAGGTAGCAGCCTTTGCCCTCAATCGCTTGCCAGTACTCTATGCAAGTACGAGTCGAGGATGGCTGCAACAGCGCAAACGCGCCTACAACGAACTACAGCAGCAGACTGTTAGCGCAGTACAGCAAGCCCTGCTGGGCGTAAAGCGTGATCCTTTGCGGAAATCAACCAAAATTGAGGCTAGTAAAGTTGAAACCCCTGCCCATATTCTGGCAAAGCTACAAAAACTTTTTAGCAAGTCTTCTTTGCAATGGCAGGGTGTCCCACAAGCTTTTCAGGAAGCACTCACATTAGTTAGTCACACACCAGAATATGCGAGTCTAAGTATTAACGATCGCCATCGATTACGAGAAATTAAGGGCTATTTACAGCGTAAAGAATCCCATCAGACTGATCTCCAGTCTTGGCAAAACAACGTAGAATTACCCAATCCTGAACTAAAATCCTATATTCTTTCCGCTTCTTATTTCCTAATCAATGTTTTAGAAGATTTAGTAAAACAAGAAGTAAAAAGTCAATTGACCCACATGGCAAATGTTATGCCACGAAAAGTGGGAATTGATGATGTATGTGCATACGTACTAAATCGTCTACCCGCTTTGTATGCTACCTCTGAACAAGGTGTAATCTGGCAAACTAAAAAGGTTAAAGAGCAGCTATCTAGTCAGATTGAATCAACTGTGATTCAGTCACTCATGACTTTAGGAAAAACCCCTCGTCGTCTCGCCGATCCGATTCCATTACTCAAGTTTGAAGAAGAATGTGAACAAGCTATTAGTGAACTACGTTTAATTTTTCAAAGGGAAGATATTACATGGCGGAATATCGCAAACCTAGCGGAATATGCGATCGATCATGAGAGGCAGGGAATGACTTATTGGCGACAACAATGGCGAATGTTGGGTCAAATTTATAGTGAAATGTATTTACGTCCGGGGGATGCTGAGCTATCTCTTAGCCATAATTCAGAGGGAGAGGTCTTAATAGTACGCGCACATACTAAAGAAGCTTTTGGTTGGCTAGCAGATAACCCAAAAAACTTGGGTGTCAGTACTTTACGCCTTTTCCCTGCGGTTGCTGAGATTGAGCTTTATGGTTTTTTCTTAGATTTTTCGATTAATTACACCCGCGAAGAAATGGCTGCTGATGGAATTATATAA